Below is a window of Pseudarthrobacter equi DNA.
ATGGCACTTGGCGGAAACCCGATCTTCAACGGAAAGAGCTTCCGTGGAGCCACCCAGGCACCGCCTGCCCCGCAGGCCTATGGCGGCGCCCCCTACGGCCAGCAGGCTTACGGCCAGCAGCCGTACGCCCAGGCACCCTACGGCCAGCAGACCTGGAACGCCCAGCCGCAGGGCATGACGGACAACCAGCTCCAGGACATGTACAACCAGCCGTCGGCCGGCCCGGCGGATACCGGCCGGATGACTTTCGATGACGTGATCGTCAAAACGGCGGCCTGCCTCGGCGTTCTCATCCTCGGCGCGGCAGTCACCCTGACCGTCGGCCTGGGGCTCGCGTCGCTGCTCATGATCGTCGGTGCCCTCGGCGGCTTCGTCCTGGCCCTCGTCAACACGTTCAAGAAGCAGCCTTCTCCTGCGCTGATCCTGGCCTACGCCGGCCTTGAGGGGCTCTTCCTTGGCGGCCTGACCCGCATCCTCGATACCCAGTACCCGGGCGTCGGCCTGCAGGCAGTGGTGGGCACACTCTCCGTGTTTGCCGTCACCTTGCTGCTGTTCAAGAGCGGCAAGGTCCGCGCCACCCCCAAGGCCATGCGCTTCTTCATGATCGCCCTTGGCGGTTACGCCCTGTTCTCAGTGGTCAACCTGGTCATGATGCTGACCGGCGTCACCCAGGAGCCCTTCGGCCTGCGCAGCGGCGTGATCGGCGTTGTTATCGGCCTGCTCGCCATCGGCCTCGCAGCCTTCTCGCTGATCATGGACTTCACCAGCATTGAAGCCGGCGTCCGCAGCGGCGCCCCGCAGCGCTTCTCCTGGACCGCGGCCTTCGGCCTGACGGTCACTCTGGCCTGGCTCTACGTGGAGATCATCCGCCTGCTGGCAATCCTCCGCGGCGACGACTAGGGCCGGCGGCGGCACCAGCCGTCGTCCGAATCCTTAAACAGAACAGGCCCACCTTGCGGTGGGCCTGTTCTGTCTTAACGACTTCCCCTTGACCGGCTGGCCCGTGCAGGTTGCTAGGCAATCCGCATGGCGCCGGCCGCGGGGGAGACAGTGAAGATGTCGGGTGCAGCATAGCCAGCCTCAGCGAAAGCGCTGACGACGGCGGCACGCACCTTCTCTTCGGAAGCGACGGGGGTCAGGGCGATCGCCGCACCCCCGAAACCGCCGCCGGTCATCCGCGCCCCGATGGCCCCGCTGGCGCGCGAGGTGTCCACGGCCAGGTCAAGCTCCGGACAGGAGATTTCAAAGTCGTCCCGCATGGATGCGTGGCTGGCATCCAGCAGGGTGCCGATAGCGGCGGGCCCTTCGGCGGCCAGGCGTTCGACCGTCTGGAGCACGCGGTCGTTCTCCGTGACGACGTGGCGCACGCGGCGGAACGTTACTTCGTCCAGCAGCCCGCTGGCTTCCTCAAGGTCACCCACCTGGACGTCGCGCAGCGCCTTGACGCCCATGACCTCGGCGCCGAGTTCGCAGGATGCGCGGCGCGAGGCGTACCCGCCGTCGGCGTGCGAGTGCGAGACCTTGGTGTCGATGACCAGCAGGATCAGCCCCGCGGGTTCCGTTTCGAACGGCACCAGGGTGGCGTTCTGGTCACGGCAATCCAGGAAGACCGCGTGGCCCTTGGCGCCGCGAAGGGAGGCGGACTGGTCCATGATGCCGGTGGGAGCCCCTACGAAGTCGTTCTCGGCGCGCTGCGTGGCCAGGACCATGTCCTCCGCTGCCAGGCCTGCGCCGGTGAGCTCGTTGAGGGCGGTGACCACCGCGCACTCGATCGCGTGCGACGAGGACAGGCCTGCTCCGAGCGGAACATTCGAGTCCAGCAGCAGGTCGATTCCGGGAACCTTAATGCCGCGCTCGCGGAGGGCCCACATCACGCCGAGGGGATACTTGGTCCAGCCCTTGGCGGAGCCCGGCTCCAGGGCGTCGAGCGTGGTGGAAACCATGCCCTGGTCGCCGTACGTTGACAGCAGCCTCACGGTGGAATCCTGGCGGATGCCCACCGCTACCCGGGCAGTCCGGTCGATGGCGAACGGCAGCACGAAGCCCTCGTTGTAGTCAGTGTGCTCACCGATCAGGTTGACCCTGCCGGGTGCCTGCCAGACGCCTGCGGGGGCGGCGCCGAACTCGCGGGTAAAGCGGGCAGCCAGGTCCTGTGTGCCCGGGGCGGCTGAATCGGCGGTGGGGTGGGGTGCGGCGCTCAAGCGGGAACTCCTTGGGACGGAGCGGCCTCGGCGGCCGCGGTGGCAGGTGCCGGAACCGCTGCGCGCAGCCGCTCGGCCACACTTTCCGGGGTGGTGTCGTTGATGAAGGCACCCATGGCTGCCTCGGATCCGGCAAGGTATTTCAGCTTATCCGCAGCGCGCCGGGGTGAGGTCAGCTGAAGGTGGAGGTAGCCGGAGGCGCGGAGTTCGGGCTCCAGCGGTGCCTGGTGCCAGGCAGAGATGTACGGGGTGGGAGTGGGGTACAGGGCATCCAGGCGCTTCAGCAGGTCCAGGTAGACGTGCGCTAGCTCGTCCTTCTCCTCCCCGCTCAAGGCCGCCAGGTCCGGAACGTGGCGATGGGGGACCAGGTGGATTTCAAGCGGCCAGCGGGCGGCGAAGGGGACGTAGGCGCTGAAGTTCTCGCCTTCCATGACCATCCGGCTGCCGTCCTGCCGTTCTGCCTTGAGGAGGGAGCCGGTCAGGGTTTCGCGGCCATCGTGCTTCTCGTAATAGCGCCGTGCGGCCGAACCCAGCACGTCTGCCCGGGGAGTGACGTAGGGGTAGGCGTAGATCTGGCCGTGCGGGTGGTGGAGGGTGACGCCAATATCCGCACCGCGGTTCTCGAACGGAAAGACCTGCTTGATGCCCGCCAGTGAGCTGAGAGCTTCCGTGCGCTGGGCCCAGGCCTCAATCACCGTCCGGGAGCGGGTTTCGCTGAGGGTGCTGAAGGAGCCCGTGTGCTCGGGCGTGAAGGACACCACCTCGCAGCGGCCGTAGGCCGGGCCCTTGGTTCCCCATGCAGCGTTTTCCGGAACCGGACCAAGTGCCGGGCCGAGGGACGGGAATCGGTTCTCGAAGACCACCACGTCATAGTCGGCGGCGGGGATCTCGGACGGGTTGTTGGGTGTTGTGGGGCAGATGGGGCACTGGTCCGCAGGCGGAAGGTGGGTGCGGGCCTGTCGGTGCGCTGCCACTGCCACCCATTCGTCGGTGAGCGCATCGAAGCGGACCTCACCGGGCTCGCCCCGGGGCGGCAGGCCCCGCTGGTCGGTGGCCCCCGTTGCCCGTGCCGCATTGGTGCCCGGGTCATCGAAATAGATCAGCTCCCGGCCGTCGGAGAGTCTGGTGCTGGTGATCGCTGTCATGGAAATATTTTCGCATGTTCAACCAAAAAAGAATAGTTAAGAACAAAAAACAACATTCACTGTTCTGCGCGACTGCTGGCGCCGCGGTACGGTAAGGCGCATGACCCAGTCTTCGTCCCAGGACGCACCCATCAGTCCGCACCTGCGCGCCTTTGCCTCAGGTCGCCAGTACGAACTTCGCCGCGGCGACGCCGTGGCCGTCATTACCGAGCTCGCCGCCGGTCTCCGCTCTTACAGCCGGGGCGGCGTGCTCCTGACCGAAACCTACGGCGACGACGTCATCCCGCCCGGCGGCGCAGGAATCACCCTGGCGCCCTGGGCCAACAGGGTGGAGGACGGCGTCTGGGTCCTTGACGGCAAAAAGCAGCAGCTGGACATCACCGAGGTATCCCGGAACAACGCCAGCCACGGCCTGCTCAGGAATGTGGGTTACACCCTGGTGGACGAGTCGCCCTACTCCGTGTCCCTGGAAGCCACGGTCTTTCCGCAGCACGGGTACCCGTTCCTGGTGCGCCACCGCGTACGGTACGAGCTGGCCGCAGACCTGGGGCTCACGGTCCGCCAGAGCCTGACCAACCATTCTGCAGCAGCTGCACCGTTCGTCCTCGGCGCGCACCCCTACCTGCGGCTGGGAGACACCCCGGCCGAGGAGCTGGTACTGACCGTCCAGGCCGACACCCAGCTCATCGCCGATGAACGGCTGATACCCCGCAGTTCCGCGCCCGTCGACGGCGACACCGACTTCCGCGCCGGCCGCACCATAGGCGGCCTCAGCGTCGACGTCGCACTCACCGGCCTCGGGTATGAGGATGGAAAGGCCCGCCATGTGCTTGCCGGTCCGGACGGCCGCAGCGTAAGCCTCTGGCAGGACGAATCCTGCCAGTACGTCCACGTCTTCGTCAGCACGGTCTACCCCGGCCGGAGCCGCGCGCTCGCCGTAGAGCCGATGACCGGTCCGGCCAACGCCTTCAACTCCGGTGACGGCCTGCGCTGGCTCGAGCCGGGGGAGTCGTTCGCCATGGAGTGGGGAATCGACTACCACGCCGCCACGGGCGGTTAGAGTTTCCTTATGACGCCCAATGCGGACGACGCTACCCAGTCCAGGCCATCTCCAGCCCCCGCCACGGCGGCACCCCTCCGGGTCCTGACGGACCGTGAGCTGGACCGGGACATCCCGTACGGTGTGCGGATTGCCGCATCCTGGTCCTGGCGCCTGGGCCTCATCCTCCTGATGGCCGGCACGCTGATCTGGCTCCTGAGCCACATCACCTTCCTCATCATCCCGGTCATGGTGGCGGCGCTCCTCGCGGGGCTGCTGAGCCCGGTCACGGCCTGGCTGAAGCGGCGCGGGCTGCCCGCCGGCCTTGCCGTCGCCGCCACTGTCCTTGGCTTTATCGCAGTGATCTCCGGTGCGCTGGCCCTGGTCGGCCGGCAGCTGGTGATCGGCTTCGGCGAATTGTGGCAGCAGGCGCTCGAAGGCGTGCGGCAGGTCCAGACGTGGCTCTCCGACGGGCCGCTGCACCTGACGGCGGCCCAGATCGACCAGTACGTCAAGGAGGCCAGCGACGCACTGCAGAACAACAGCAGCAGCATCCTCAGCGGCGCCCTCTCCTTTGGCAGTACCGCCGGACACTTTGCCGCCGGATTGCTCCTCGCCCTGTTCATCCTCATTTTCTTCCTGCTGGAGGGAGACCGGATCTGGGCGTTCCTGGTTCGGCTGCTTCCGCGACGGGCGCGGGCCGCCGCCTTCGGCGCCGGACGCAAGGGCTGGGCCTCCATGGTCAGCTACGCGCGCATCCAGATGTTCGTTGCAGCTGTGGATGCGATCGGCATCGGCGTGGGCGCCGCGATCATCGGTGTACCCCTGGCCCTTCCCCTGGGCGTGCTGGTGTTCCTGGGTTCATTCATCCCGGTGGTGGGTGCCCTGGTGACCGGCGTGATTGCCGTCCTGCTGGCACTGGTTGCCAACGGCCCCGTGAATGCGCTGATCATGCTCGCCATCGTGCTTGCGGTCCAGCAGCTCGAAGGCCACATCCTGCAGCCGCTGGTCATGGGCAAGGCCGTTTCGCTCCACCCGGTAGCCGTCATCCTCAGCGTTGCCGCCGGTTCCTACCTTGCCGGCATCCCGGGTGCACTGTTTTCGGTACCCATCCTGGCCGTAGCAAACTCGGCCATTCGCTACATCGCCGCCAGAACATGGGAACATGAACAGGTGCCGGTGATTGCCGGGAGGCCCCTGACAGCTCCGGCTGGCGGGGACAACACCATTGAAGACGTTGAGCCGCCCAAGGACTTTGGCGGCGAACGCGACACGTCTGACGGCACCACAGCTGAACACCGCGGTGCCCACTCCGCATCCCAGCGGGGCGCCGGGGACGAACCAAGAGGAGAGTAGTACGTGAACATCCTGCAAACCCTTCCCGTCACGCTGGACGATGTCCTTGAGGCGCAGAAGCTGCTTGACGGGATTATTGCGCGCACTCCGGTGGAATCGTCCCGTGCGCTGGGCGCGCAGGTGGGCGGCGAGGTCTACTTCAAATGCGAGAACCTCCAGCGCGCAGGATCCTTCAAGGTCCGCGGCGCCTATGTCCGCATGGCCCGCCTGTCACCCGAAGAAAAGAAACGCGGTGTCGTGGCAGCGTCCGCAGGCAACCACGCACAGGGCGTTGCCGTGGCAGCGAAAAGCCTGGGAATAAAGGCCCGCATCTACATGCCCCTCGGTGTCGCGCTGCCGAAGCTCGCAGCCACCCGCAGCCACGGTGCCGAAGTGATCCTGCACGGCCACAACGTGGACGAGGCATTGGCCGAAGCCCAGCGGTACAGCAACGAAACGGGGACGGTCTTCGTCCACCCCTTCGACAACGTTGATGTGGTGGCAGGCCAGGGCACTGTTGGCCTGGAGATCCTCGAGCAGATCCCCACAGTGGACACCGTCCTGATGGGCGTTGGCGGCGGCGGTCTCCTGGCAGGGGTCGCCGTGGCCATCAAGGCCCGGGCCAAGGAACTCGGCCGGGACATCCGCATCATCGGAGTGCAGGCGGAAAACGCCGCGGCCTACCCTCCCTCCCTCGCAGCCGACGCCCTGGTGCCGCTGAAGAAGGTGTCCACCATGGCTGACGGCATCGCCGTGGGCCGGCCAGGGCAGCTGCCGTTCAGCATCATCCGCGAACTCGTGGACGACGTTGTGACGGTCAGTGAGGATTCGCTGGCCCGCGCGCTGATCTTCCTGCTGGAACGCGCAAAAATGGTGGTGGAGCCCGCCGGTGCCGTCGGCGTAGCAGCCCTCATGGACGGCAAGATCGAAAACCCCGGGACCACCGCCGTCGTACTGTCCGGCGGCAATATCGATCCCATGCTGATGCTCAAGGTGATCCAGCGCGGCCTTTCCGCAGCCGGACGCTACATGACGGTCCGCATGATGCTCGATGACCGTCCCGGCTCGCTGGCAACCATCGCCAGGATCATCGCCGAAAACGATGCCAACGTCACCGGCCTGGACCACACCCGCGTGGGTGGCTCAATCAGCATGGGCGACGTGTCCATCACCGTGAACCTGGAGACCAAGGGCCACCAGCACGGCGAGCAAGTCCTCAGCGCGCTGCGTGCCGAAGGATTCCAGCCCATCGTGGTGCACTAGGAGTACGCGTGGCTGGCCTCATGCGGAACGGGGACTTCCGGGAGCGGCAAACGACGGCGGCGCGCGCCAAGGGCGGGCTGCTCGTCCTGGGCGGGTTTGTGGCACTCCTCTTCGTCATTGAGCTGTTCAACACGCTGACGCTGGGGTCGTTGACGCGCACGTTCGGACTGCGGCCCCGGAGCGCTGATGGGCTCCTGGACATCTTCACGTTTCCGCTGCTGCATGCCAACCTGAACCACCTGCTGTCCAACAGCCTGCCGCTGATCATCTTCGGCTTCCTGGTGTTTCTCTCCGGGCTCCGGGTTTTCCTGACTGCCCTCGGGCTCAGCTGGCTGGGATCGGGAATCACCGTCTGGCTGATCGGCGACGGCGGGATCACCGTAGGGTCCTCAGGCCTGGTCTTCGGACTCTTTGCCTTCCTCCTGGTCCGCGGCTTCTTCAACCGCAGCTGGAAACAGATCCTCCTGGCCGTGGTCCTGTTCATGGGCTACGGCAGCATCCTGTTCGGCATGCTGCCCATCGTGTCCGGCTTCGTTTCCTGGCAGGCCCACCTGGGCGGAGCCGCCGGGGGAGTGGTGGCCGCACTGATCCTCCGCCCGCGTTCGGGCGACGACCGGCAGCGGGACCGCGCAATTCCCCTGTAGCTGCCGCCATACAAGCTGAAAACAACAAAGCGCCTGCCGCCCATGGGGCGGCAGGCGCTTTGGCAGCTACGGAAAACTAGGCCGCGTAAGGCTTCGCGGACAGGATTTCCACCGTGATGTCCTTGCCGTTGGGCGCAACGTAGCTCAGCGTCTCGCCTTCCTTGTGGCCCAGGATGGCAGAGCCCAGGGGGGACTTCTCGCTGAAGACGTCCAGGTCAGAATCGCCGGCAATTTCACGGGATCCGAGCAGGAAGGTCTCTTCGTCCCCGGCAATCCGGGCCACCACGATCATGCCGGGCTCCACAATGCCGTCATCGGCGGGAGATTCACCCACGTGGGCGTCCCGAAGCAACACGGTCAGCTGGCGGATGCGGGCCTCGATCTTGCCCTGCTCTTCCTTGGCAGCGTGGTATCCGCCGTTTTCCTTGAGGTCGCCCTCCTGCCGGGCTGCTTCGATCTTCTGGACGATATCCGCCCGGCCGGGGCCGGAAAGGTGGTCCAGCTCTGCCTTCAGGCGGTCAAAAGCTTCCTGGGTAAGCCAGGCTGCAGCTGCGCTGTTGGTGGTAGACACGGACTTCTCCTCTAAATGGTCCTACATGCAAAAGACCCCGCCACGGTGGCCACTTGTGGAACAGCAACCAGCTCAGCGGGGTGAAGGTATTGGTCCATTGTAGTCAAACCCCTGGATTTATCCCAACGAGCAAGCGGTCCACATCACACCTTCTGGCCGGATCCGTCCGTGGCCCAGCAGCTGTCCACAACGCCGGACACGGACGGCGACTCCGTGCGGACCGTGACCCGCTGGGAAACCGTCCTGCCGCCGTCGGCCGTTCCCTCTGACCCCTCGGGAGCATCGGCGGGAATGTCCACCACCTTCCAGCCAACCACCGCATACTTGGAATCGAGGGCCTTCACGGCGCACTTGACGGCAGTGCCGGGCTCGCGGGTCACCTGGAAGTCCACCTCGGCCACAGTTGCATCCGGCGTGCTGTAACCCACGTCCTTGAAGGTCACCGAGGACAACGAGTTCGACGTGGAGACCCATGCCAGGAAACCGATACCGACGGCGAGGGCCCCGCCCGCGATGGCGCGCTTGACGGCGGGCGTCAGGCTGCGCTTTTGGCCACCATATCGATTGGCTAGGCTAGTGTCTGCGGGCGCGGATGGGGCCGACTGGTCCGGGGAAGTCACCAGACCAGTTTAGTGCCCATCCCGTGGTGGCCAATTGCACCGTCCACGGCGCTGTTTTCCGTCCGCCCGCATACCGCCACAACCCCGCACCGCCACAAACCAAGAAGAATCAGGAGCCGTCCTTCCATGACAGCGTCCAGCACCTCCCCGGCACCGCTTCGGCTGCTCGCAGTGCATGCCCACCCGGATGACGAATCCAGCAAGGGTGCTGCCACGATGGCCATGTACGCTGCCGCCGGCGTAGAGGTCATGGTGGCCACCTGCACCGACGGATCGCGCGGGGACATCCAGAACCCCGCCGTGGAAGGCGAGCCGCATCCCAAGCGGGACATGGCAGGCGCCCGGCGACTGGAGATGGACCGGGCAGCAAAAATCCTTGGCATCCGGCAGCGCTGGCTTGGTTTCGTGGACTCGGGGCTGCCCGAAGGCGACCCCCTTCCGCCCCTTCCTGCTGGTTCCTTCGCCACGCTGCCGCTGCACCATGCCGCGGCGCCCCTGGTGCGGCTGGTCCGGTCCTTTAAACCGCACGTCATCCTCTCCTATGACGAGAACGGTGGCTACCCCCACCCGGACCACATCATGGCGCACAAAGTGGCAGTGGAAGCGTTCGATGCCGCAGGGGACGCCAATAAGTACCCCGAAGCGGGGGAGCCCTGGGAACCCGGCAAGCTGTACTACGACCGTGCCTTCAGCCCGGAACGCTTCCGCGCGCTGCATTTCGCGCTCGAGGAAGCCGGGCTGCAGTCGCCGTATGCGGAACGCCTCGCAGCGTGGCTGGAGTCCGACGCCGAGGGGCACACGCCGCCGCCCGCGACACATGCCACCACCACCCAGGTGGATTGCGGAGACTTTTTCGAGGTGCGCGACGACGCCCTCCGGGCCCACCGCACGCAGGTGGACCCCCTGGGGTTCTTCTTCGCCGTGTCAGCGGACATGCAGCGGCGAACCTGGCCATGGGAGGACTACTCCCTGATCAAGTCCCGGGTCTCCTCCGAGCTGCCCGAGACGGACCTGTTTGCCGGGCTAAGATAGAAACGGCAGCGATTTCTATGCCGCGTAGAAGTTAGCCTCCGGCGCTTCGGGCGCGACATATGTCCGGCTGCAACCCGATCCCTTGAAGGTATTACACGTGCAAAACTTGCTCCTCAGCCTGGCCACCACCCCCACGCCGATGCCCACTCCAACCCTGCGCGACGGGATCACGGAGGACCAGGTAACGCCCGGCTTGCTGGGCTTTATCATGACTGCATTCTTCGTAGTGGCCACGGCGCTGCTCATCGTGGACATGGTCCGCCGGATCCGGCGCGTCCGGTACCGGGCGCAGGTCGAGGAGGAGCGCATCGCAGCTGCTGCCGAAGCGGACATTGTGGCGGAGGAAGCCCGCGAGGATGCTACGGCTCCGCAGGAAGCCCGGGACACCAACGGAAACGGCTTCAGCCAGGGCAACTCCCTGCCGCGGGAGTAGGCGCTTCCCCTCGGACCCTGGCGGGCGTTGCCGTCAGCCCAGGACGGCTATGGCGATGGCCGTGAAATGGGCGGCGAACGCAAAGACCGTGAACGCGTGGAAGAGCTCGTGGAAGCCGAAATGGTTGTAGCTGAAGTTCGGCTTCTTCAGCGCGTAGAACACGGCCCCGGCGATATAGAGCGCGCCGCCCACGCAGATGAGGACAGCTGCTGGAAGGCTCGCCTGGAAAAACTGCGGCAAGTAGAACAGCGCGCCGCATCCCAGCGCAATGTAAATGGGCACGTACAGCCAGCGCGGTGCATCAGTCCACAGGAGCCGAAACAACACCCCCAGGATGGCGCCGGACCAGATGATCCAGAGCAGGAGGACGGCCTGCTGCCGTTCCAGCAGGGTCCAGGCCAGCGGCGTGTAGCTGCCGGCAATGACCAACATGATGTTGGTGTGGTCCAGCCGCTTTAAAACCCGCTTCACCACCGGTGACCAGTTGCCGCGGTGGTACACGGCGCTGACGCCAAACAGCAGCACGCCGGTGGCGGCATAGATGGCCGAGGTGATTTTGCGGTCGGCTGTGGGCGCCAGGACCACCAGGACGATACCCGCGGCCAAGGCAAACGGGGCCGCCACGGTGTGGATCCAGCCGCGCCACTTCGGTTTGATCATCAGCAGCTCAGCCAGCATGACGGCGGCATCGTCAACCGGAGAGTTTCCTGGCGGAGCGGGCTTTTCATCCTCCGGTTGCGGCGTGCGCGGAGCCTCGGAAGAGTCGCTGTTCATGAGTCCAGAATAACCTACGTTCCGGTAAGTTACTCATCGGTAACTGGGTGTTTGCGACCCCGCGCCGGAGCCCCTTCGACCGGCATGCGCCGCCCGGGCGGTAGCCTAGGATGTTCAAGTACGAACAGCGAGGAAGTCAGGTGAGTGGACGCGTGGAGTTGCCCGGGTTCCTCTACGGCTATTACGAGCGGCGGCTGCTCAAGGACCTTTCCCGGGACCGCATCCCGCGGCACATCGGTGTGATGGTGGACGGGAACCGCCGCTGGGCCAAGCAGTTCAATGCACCCACAAGCCAGGGCCACCAAGCGGGCGCGGATAAGATCCATGAGTTCCTGGGCTGGTGCCAGGAGCTCGGCGTCAAAGTGGTGACGCTGTATATGCTGTCCACGGACAACATGAACAGATCCAGTGAGGAACTGGACCTCCTCATGGGCATCATCGCCAACACCCTGGACCGGCTGGACGAGGACGAGAACATTTCCGTCCATGCCATGGGGGCGCCGGAACTGCTTCCCGGTTACCTTGCCGAGCGCCTGAACAAACTGACGGCACGGACGCCTGTCCATGAAAAGATCCATGTCAACGTGGCCGTGGGATACGGCGGCCGCCGCGAAATCGTGGATGCAGTCCGTGAACTTCTGCACGACGCCGTGGCCAAGGGTGCCGACATCAACCAGCTTGCCGATGAACTCAGCGTGGATGACATCTCGCGGTACCTCTACACCCGCGGCCAGCCCGACCCGGACCTGGTCATCCGCACCTCCGGCGAGCAGCGGCTCTCCGGCTTCCTCATGTGGCAGAGCGCCTACAGCGAGTTCTATTTCTGCGAGGCCCTCTGGCCGGCGTTCCGCAAGGTCGACTTCCTG
It encodes the following:
- the ilvA gene encoding threonine ammonia-lyase — translated: MNILQTLPVTLDDVLEAQKLLDGIIARTPVESSRALGAQVGGEVYFKCENLQRAGSFKVRGAYVRMARLSPEEKKRGVVAASAGNHAQGVAVAAKSLGIKARIYMPLGVALPKLAATRSHGAEVILHGHNVDEALAEAQRYSNETGTVFVHPFDNVDVVAGQGTVGLEILEQIPTVDTVLMGVGGGGLLAGVAVAIKARAKELGRDIRIIGVQAENAAAYPPSLAADALVPLKKVSTMADGIAVGRPGQLPFSIIRELVDDVVTVSEDSLARALIFLLERAKMVVEPAGAVGVAALMDGKIENPGTTAVVLSGGNIDPMLMLKVIQRGLSAAGRYMTVRMMLDDRPGSLATIARIIAENDANVTGLDHTRVGGSISMGDVSITVNLETKGHQHGEQVLSALRAEGFQPIVVH
- a CDS encoding rhomboid family intramembrane serine protease: MRNGDFRERQTTAARAKGGLLVLGGFVALLFVIELFNTLTLGSLTRTFGLRPRSADGLLDIFTFPLLHANLNHLLSNSLPLIIFGFLVFLSGLRVFLTALGLSWLGSGITVWLIGDGGITVGSSGLVFGLFAFLLVRGFFNRSWKQILLAVVLFMGYGSILFGMLPIVSGFVSWQAHLGGAAGGVVAALILRPRSGDDRQRDRAIPL
- the greA gene encoding transcription elongation factor GreA gives rise to the protein MSTTNSAAAAWLTQEAFDRLKAELDHLSGPGRADIVQKIEAARQEGDLKENGGYHAAKEEQGKIEARIRQLTVLLRDAHVGESPADDGIVEPGMIVVARIAGDEETFLLGSREIAGDSDLDVFSEKSPLGSAILGHKEGETLSYVAPNGKDITVEILSAKPYAA
- the trhA gene encoding PAQR family membrane homeostasis protein TrhA, which codes for MAELLMIKPKWRGWIHTVAAPFALAAGIVLVVLAPTADRKITSAIYAATGVLLFGVSAVYHRGNWSPVVKRVLKRLDHTNIMLVIAGSYTPLAWTLLERQQAVLLLWIIWSGAILGVLFRLLWTDAPRWLYVPIYIALGCGALFYLPQFFQASLPAAVLICVGGALYIAGAVFYALKKPNFSYNHFGFHELFHAFTVFAFAAHFTAIAIAVLG
- the galT gene encoding galactose-1-phosphate uridylyltransferase; this encodes MTAITSTRLSDGRELIYFDDPGTNAARATGATDQRGLPPRGEPGEVRFDALTDEWVAVAAHRQARTHLPPADQCPICPTTPNNPSEIPAADYDVVVFENRFPSLGPALGPVPENAAWGTKGPAYGRCEVVSFTPEHTGSFSTLSETRSRTVIEAWAQRTEALSSLAGIKQVFPFENRGADIGVTLHHPHGQIYAYPYVTPRADVLGSAARRYYEKHDGRETLTGSLLKAERQDGSRMVMEGENFSAYVPFAARWPLEIHLVPHRHVPDLAALSGEEKDELAHVYLDLLKRLDALYPTPTPYISAWHQAPLEPELRASGYLHLQLTSPRRAADKLKYLAGSEAAMGAFINDTTPESVAERLRAAVPAPATAAAEAAPSQGVPA
- a CDS encoding aldose 1-epimerase family protein, whose translation is MTQSSSQDAPISPHLRAFASGRQYELRRGDAVAVITELAAGLRSYSRGGVLLTETYGDDVIPPGGAGITLAPWANRVEDGVWVLDGKKQQLDITEVSRNNASHGLLRNVGYTLVDESPYSVSLEATVFPQHGYPFLVRHRVRYELAADLGLTVRQSLTNHSAAAAPFVLGAHPYLRLGDTPAEELVLTVQADTQLIADERLIPRSSAPVDGDTDFRAGRTIGGLSVDVALTGLGYEDGKARHVLAGPDGRSVSLWQDESCQYVHVFVSTVYPGRSRALAVEPMTGPANAFNSGDGLRWLEPGESFAMEWGIDYHAATGG
- a CDS encoding AI-2E family transporter gives rise to the protein MTPNADDATQSRPSPAPATAAPLRVLTDRELDRDIPYGVRIAASWSWRLGLILLMAGTLIWLLSHITFLIIPVMVAALLAGLLSPVTAWLKRRGLPAGLAVAATVLGFIAVISGALALVGRQLVIGFGELWQQALEGVRQVQTWLSDGPLHLTAAQIDQYVKEASDALQNNSSSILSGALSFGSTAGHFAAGLLLALFILIFFLLEGDRIWAFLVRLLPRRARAAAFGAGRKGWASMVSYARIQMFVAAVDAIGIGVGAAIIGVPLALPLGVLVFLGSFIPVVGALVTGVIAVLLALVANGPVNALIMLAIVLAVQQLEGHILQPLVMGKAVSLHPVAVILSVAAGSYLAGIPGALFSVPILAVANSAIRYIAARTWEHEQVPVIAGRPLTAPAGGDNTIEDVEPPKDFGGERDTSDGTTAEHRGAHSASQRGAGDEPRGE
- the mca gene encoding mycothiol conjugate amidase Mca, encoding MTASSTSPAPLRLLAVHAHPDDESSKGAATMAMYAAAGVEVMVATCTDGSRGDIQNPAVEGEPHPKRDMAGARRLEMDRAAKILGIRQRWLGFVDSGLPEGDPLPPLPAGSFATLPLHHAAAPLVRLVRSFKPHVILSYDENGGYPHPDHIMAHKVAVEAFDAAGDANKYPEAGEPWEPGKLYYDRAFSPERFRALHFALEEAGLQSPYAERLAAWLESDAEGHTPPPATHATTTQVDCGDFFEVRDDALRAHRTQVDPLGFFFAVSADMQRRTWPWEDYSLIKSRVSSELPETDLFAGLR
- a CDS encoding Bax inhibitor-1/YccA family protein, whose amino-acid sequence is MALGGNPIFNGKSFRGATQAPPAPQAYGGAPYGQQAYGQQPYAQAPYGQQTWNAQPQGMTDNQLQDMYNQPSAGPADTGRMTFDDVIVKTAACLGVLILGAAVTLTVGLGLASLLMIVGALGGFVLALVNTFKKQPSPALILAYAGLEGLFLGGLTRILDTQYPGVGLQAVVGTLSVFAVTLLLFKSGKVRATPKAMRFFMIALGGYALFSVVNLVMMLTGVTQEPFGLRSGVIGVVIGLLAIGLAAFSLIMDFTSIEAGVRSGAPQRFSWTAAFGLTVTLAWLYVEIIRLLAILRGDD
- the galK gene encoding galactokinase produces the protein MSAAPHPTADSAAPGTQDLAARFTREFGAAPAGVWQAPGRVNLIGEHTDYNEGFVLPFAIDRTARVAVGIRQDSTVRLLSTYGDQGMVSTTLDALEPGSAKGWTKYPLGVMWALRERGIKVPGIDLLLDSNVPLGAGLSSSHAIECAVVTALNELTGAGLAAEDMVLATQRAENDFVGAPTGIMDQSASLRGAKGHAVFLDCRDQNATLVPFETEPAGLILLVIDTKVSHSHADGGYASRRASCELGAEVMGVKALRDVQVGDLEEASGLLDEVTFRRVRHVVTENDRVLQTVERLAAEGPAAIGTLLDASHASMRDDFEISCPELDLAVDTSRASGAIGARMTGGGFGGAAIALTPVASEEKVRAAVVSAFAEAGYAAPDIFTVSPAAGAMRIA
- a CDS encoding DUF4307 domain-containing protein, whose protein sequence is MTSPDQSAPSAPADTSLANRYGGQKRSLTPAVKRAIAGGALAVGIGFLAWVSTSNSLSSVTFKDVGYSTPDATVAEVDFQVTREPGTAVKCAVKALDSKYAVVGWKVVDIPADAPEGSEGTADGGRTVSQRVTVRTESPSVSGVVDSCWATDGSGQKV